The Phoenix dactylifera cultivar Barhee BC4 unplaced genomic scaffold, palm_55x_up_171113_PBpolish2nd_filt_p 000893F, whole genome shotgun sequence genomic interval atatatatatacacacacacgtgTATGGGTGCTTTTGAACGTTCTGGCAAGTTTTAATATTCCAACCGTAATACGATACGATCTTTTGACTGTAGTTTTCAGTGAGTAATCAAGATCTTATTATATTAGGTGGAAGGTCGTTTGCGAGCCAAGTAATGCTCTCACGTGCATGCCACGTGACCTCGACTAATAAATAATGCTCACGCGCATGTCGTGTCAACAGCACCCGCTCGCGTGCGCATAAGAACACCCAAGGGAGATTCCAGGAACCGCATTTCCGTTCCGTTCTGCTTGCCGCTCCGTTCCCTTACCGACAGCACGACCGCGGGAAGAAGGAAAACAGAGGAAGAGCTACGGGagcgggagagagagagagagagagagagagaggaaaattgaaaaagaggaaagaaggaATGGCGGACGCTTCGTTCTGCCCGGACTGCAAGCGGAGCACGGAGGTGGTGTTGGACCACTCGGCGGGGGACATGGTGTGCTTGGAGTGCGGGCTGGTGCTGGAGGCCCACTCCATCGACGAGACCTCCGAGTGGCGGACCTTCGCCAACGAATCCTCTGAAAACGACCCAGTCCGTGTCGGCGGTCCATCCAACCCGCTCCTCACCGACGGCGGCCTCTCCACTGTCATCGCCAAGCCCAACGGCGCCCAGGGCgacttcctctcctcctccctcggcCGCTGGCAGACCCGCGGCTCCAACCCCGACCGCTCCCTCATCCTTGCCTTCCGCACCATCGCCAATATGGCCGACAGGTCCTTTTCTAGATCTAACTAACCCCCCATCTCcatcttccttcttcttgatttcttgctctTTTCGATGGTCAATTAGACTGAGTGCTATTACGTTTAGGTATTGAATCGAGCATGCTATATATGTCTGGAATGTAAAAACGTCTGCCAGCAAATTAGATATCTTTGTAATAATGTGAATCAACAAACAATGGCTAAACCCTGAAGTAATCCCTTTAATTTATTATTCTACAATCCATGACGTATGGTAGAGTGGAAGACTGGTAAACTTAGTgacattttcttttgtctttttctaCAAAACTGGAATCCATTTGCTGTTTGTGTCATGCCTGAGGCACACATATGGCTAGATGTATTATAGAAAAAGAATTGAACAGAAGTGGGAAACAGTTGGATgcttttaagaaaatatttgtTCTTCAAATGTCTTCTTGGGTTCTCTTTATAAATTGGGCCACAAGCACTAGGTTTGTTTCTAGAAACCAGATAAACAATACTAACGTTCCTGATATTGATAATATTGATCAAATCATGTTAGCTTGTAAGACGTAATATGCGTCTTTTGTTTCCATGAAAAAGATAATCCAAATTGTCTTATtgcataatttttaaatttcaaattaaatgttCTAAATTTCAAATTCAATGTTAAAGCTAGTACTGATCTAGTGGCCTTTTCTTTCAGGTTGGGTCTTGTCGCCACTATCAAGGTACAAAACTAGTCTGCATATGGTTTCTATTCTGCAGAATTTTTATAAAAGCAACATCATTTCTTTGAGATGAATTTTGAGAGTAAATAACATGGTTGGGGGTAAGGatgattttaattttcttttgctgTCAAGCTGTATAAATCACATtgctattttttaataaattcttATGGCTCGTTCCTTCTGTTTGCTTTTGTATCAAATACTGGTCTCACTGTAGCTTATCAGATGTCTTctgttttaattttctaatgatgTTCATGGGAATGCATTGTGGGTTTTTCTCCTATGTGCTGAGATTTTTGctgatttatttattcttttttttttcctgcaaaAGAGTTGTATGCATATGTCTATAGTGTTCTAAAATCAGACGTTTGAGTTGAGACTAATAAGATGGAAGTTGTTCATTGGTATTGACaacttttggattctttaatgaCAACTAAATTTAATATGAAAATTACATAAAACTTCTAAACCACAAAAATTAAGCTTGCAAATCTGGTCCATCTACATGTATTAACTTCACAAATCATAGCAAGTCCATTTAAGTTCGACAAACTTTTGCAGCGAGCTCCTGACTTAACAATTGCACTTTGTATATCGGTGACAAATTCTTTATGAAAGCAACAATAGGCAAAAACAATAGCCTTAAATGAATCCTTAAATACCAGCTAATGGAATCCAAATTCCACCTATTGGTTATGCATTCTAAGCTTATGTTTTCCAGGATAGCTCTCTAAGATTTTTGGAGACCTGGGAAATAGTCGTGACGAAGAGTGAAGAAGGCAGGGTATGTTGCAGGGAAATGCATTGCATTCTAATGTTCATATCATAAGCAAAATAGCCTAATTGGAGCAAAACATTCGTACATGTTTTGACTGTTCTTAGATGTTCAATGGGCTTCCATTGTCCATCTCTGCAATGCTACTTCTAttcctttaatttttctttgttgTTTCTCTATGTAAAGGGGGGGATTAGGTGCTGGGTTTGATGATTGAGTATGGATAGATGGAAAGAGTCACAAGATTTTTGAACCATTATTGAACACCTTTTCATGTCACAGCTTAAAGTCGCTATGATAGGAGTCTTTGGATGCAGAACCACCTTCCCTTTGAGTCAATATTACGAGAATTTATCTTCTTGATGAAGGAAAATCTGGCTTAGTTCTAGAAGAAATGCTAGGCACATGAAATGTTTGACTATTACCTTATCATATGATTTATAATCATTTTGGACAACAAACATGCCAGCAAAACTTCTGAAACCATTGACATGGAAACTCCATCGACCTGGCCAGAATCGAAACTGAGACCAAGTTTAAACCTCAGTTGCTATATTATGGACCATAATATTGCAAATCTGGATTCTTTTCCAGTTTTCGAAAATTTCCATCTCAGCCAAGATATAGCGCGATCTTGGTCCATCTAGTTATTGGCCACCCAATCAGACGCAGAGATCTAAGTAACTAAAAACCTTTCCTGGAAGGCAATTTACAAGCATGAATCACTATGAactttttccattttatttctGATATATTTGTATCTTCTATTTCATCCTTTTGGTTTTACCTTCAATTTGCTAATTGATATTTTTAGCCTTCAAGCTTTCATAATTCTAATCAATGGCAAATTTATCACCAAAATataaggaaaaacaaaagatcAAACTATCTAGAGCAGGCCTGTGGTTCACCTTAGAAGTATATATGCATGTGACTGGTGTTGTTTTGTTTATGTGCATAAGTTCTTGCTTACACATTTAGATGCCACAGCTGTCCTTTGATGAACTTCAATGATAATTACTACTTCCTGTGGTGATATATGTGCAGTTTCTGCGAGTTAGATAAGAGTCCCCGCCTATTTGAAACTTATTAGTGCCTGTTTGGATAATCCTGTGCAATCCAATAGGATTCACAAGAACACAGGCCAAGCAAGGCCTCTATTCACAGTATTCACAGAAATACTTTCAGAGTAGGCTGGCCCAAATCCTGTAGGAAGAAAAAAATGACCTCACCAGTCCTTTTTTCTATCCTACAGGATGGATTTGAAGAGGTCCAGTTGTTATAAGCTGGGCCAAgcttaatattttataatactaGACATATCTGTGCACATAGTCTAGAAGATATGTGCTGGACGAGCCAGACCCGATTCTTGCAGGATTTTTTTATCCCGATCTTATAGGAATATCCAAACATGCTCTTAGTCTTGTTTCTATCCTAgagattattattattgatgatcTGCCTTGTGTATGTAATCTGCTACTCAATGGAAATAGTGTTGTAgtattttttgtgttttttccATTCCTAATCATATAATTTATGTGTGAATGGATGTAATTATGTTGTAGGTCCCTAAGAATCTTAGTATCTTGCTTTTAACTTTTGAGCTGCTATTGTAGCTgcttcttttctaatttttacaTTGTAATAATcccttctgtttttcttatccTAGTAGAGCATATTGTTTGTATATCACCTATTTCAGGTGATATGTTGATGGATGATTAACTTTACATATTGATAAATACACATTAACATCATGTGCAAGCTTGAAATTTAGGATAAGGACTATAGGTAGGGAATTGACTTATGTTTACACAGTCATGCATTAACAAAATTTCATAGGTGTAATTTACATATCGCTAGTAATGTGGGAATCTCACTCTGAAGCTTATGTATACCTTCATTTTGAAGGTTTTGTACAATTCAGAATTATGTTTTGTTGTCACCCTGTCCGACTGTGTGCTAGGCTTTCAAATTCTAAAATGAATTGCAAGGAGAGGAAAAGCTTGTATTGTTGCAAATATAAAAAATGCTGTTTTAGGTGATAAGGCACAAGTTTAAACTGGTAAAGTTGGGTACAAGCTTTCATTAATGTGTATCAATATATTCTGTTGCATATTGCTTTGGTATGTTTTGAAACAAACTGATATACAATTATTTGAGTCAGAACATATGTTGTATGGTACATGCATCTTTACCTTGTCAATAGCGTACTTTTATGGTGTTATCATAGATATTGTACTGTAATGATGAGTCCTTTTAATCCTTGACTCTTGCGTGCCATATATTGCACTCCCAATTATTGCAATAATCTCTACTATTATAAGCCAAGTTCCCTTGAGCCATCTGTTTGTGAAACCAGGCTTTCTGAGCGACCCTTCTGCAAGCATTATTATCAAGATATAAATCCCAGCCCTCCATCCATCAGAAGTGTtagcatctctctctctttctctctccgagCTGCATGGTGTgagcatcaaattaaaaaataaattccaTCTGCCTGTAATATTATAACCTATATGTATGGTAAAGCAAATAAGCGAGGCCCATGAGTCTCTAACTTAACCCATACATTTCTTTTAGGGATGCACCACTTCCAGATTCTTCATAAATGACAAGAATATAGACTTAAATGAGAAGTTTTTTAAATCAAATGTACTGCGAACAATGTTTATGGATGGTATCATAGTGATCCATCAAATGTCCCTTGTTGAATATACTATGTATATTGCATGTGCTTAGATGGTATTTTTGGAGATTTGGCAGTTCATTGCAAAAGTCGTTTATTCTTTCAATTTATAGCATAACAACTCATATTTGCTGACCTTTTCAGCTTAGAACTATTTGCTAGAGCTGTTGGCGAGGTTGTTAATTTGGATGCCTTTATTATGTCCATTTTTGGTTTCTAATTCTTTGTTATGCAAACGAGAACTTTACGTAGTTGTTGTTGCTGTCATCATTTGAAGTCTGGTTTGTGCTGTATCTTTACTTGGCTGGAGGGTAGATAATGGTCAGTTGTGTGTGAATGCTCTAAGATGCCCTTGGGGGGTTCATGTTGTTGGATTTTATCATCACTTAAATGATCGTAATGACTTGTTTTGTAAAGGATAGAGCCAATGAGATATATAAGAAAGTGGAAGATCTGAAGTCCATTAGAGGACGAAATCAAGATGCAATTTTGGCTGCTTGTCTATATATTGCTTGTCGCCAAGAGGACAGGCCTCGAACTGTAAAGGGTATGGTTGACATCTTATTACAAGTCTTATCTGAATTTATCATTTGGGGTGTACTTCATCAACTCCCGTTTTTTCAAATAGAAATCTGTTCTGTTGCCAATGGAGCTACGAAGAAGGAAATTGGTCGGGCAAAAGAGTACATTGTAAAGCAGCTTGAAGTTGAGATGGGTCAATCGATGGAAATGGGTACGATCCATGCTGGGGATTTCCTGGTTAGTTCCGGTGTTTTACCATCTCTTCCTGTGGCTAGATTTTTGATatccttttattttataaatagtCTTTTTTGTAGTTGAGATAGTCTTACAGAGATTTCTGAGTTTTGTTTTCCTCAATTTTGCAGCGGCGTTTTTGTTCACATCTTGGCATGTCAAATCAAGCAGTCAAGGCTGCTCAGGAAGCAGTCCAGAAGTCAGAAGAGCTTGATATAAGGTACATTTTTGGAAAGTTAATTAGTAAAAAATGTTACTTTCTGATTTCTTTTGTGTGTTCTAGGAAAAGTTCCTGATATATCACCTACAATTCTCCTGATTGGTTCGATTATTCTTATAATTTCTCTTTTATGTAGTAAGCATCATTGATGAAGTTCTTTTCCCTCATCTGACTTGCCCTCATCTAAGTTTTGGGATGCTTTTTAGACCTGTGGTCTATCCAATTGTTATGACAGCTAGCAAGCTTTCTACGCTCTTGTTGTGCATTTGTACAACCGAAGGGCTTTAGGGCAACATATAAAGCCTTAAGCCTGCCTAGAAGCATACCATCCGATGACAAAATTCTATGCATTTTGTGAATAAAATTTTTTGGGACCTTCAACATTTACTTATATCAGAAAATTCAATTCCAGATGTTAAATAGACATTTTTGCCAGCATTATCAATTAGAATACTTACTGAAAGTCAAGAAGCATGAACATagataaattttttcttttagcatTTAAGTAACTAGTATAAGGTGGCAGCCTAAATACTAAATAAATTATTGTCATGCCAGTAAATATACTATACCAAGTTAAGAGTTAGAACATGAGGTTGTTATTGCACCCCAAATGCTGTTTGGTTGTCAGCATTATGAAAATGACTTTATGGAGTGCCTAAATTGAGTGAGGTTTATGACATCACCGATTGGTTGCTTTTCGTGAAACCTGTTTCAGAGGGATTTGTCATGAAACCTGAAAAATGGGTTTTGTGAAAAGGTTGGCCCCTTTCTGTTTTTCATAAAACCTGCTTTATGATCAATCAAAATTTACAGACAACCAAACAAGCCCCCAACGTTTTTTTTCCTCCACTAAAAGGCATTTTCAGTTTGTAAATTTACTGGATGTTATACTAGAGATAATTTTTTATCTGCATAAGACATCATAAACTGTTATATGTGTTGCTTAATGTGGTATCTTAAACCTCCTAGGTGTTTGGATCAATATAAACTTCATCATGCTGCAGTTATCTAGGGTTTTGAAGCCTTCAAACTCATTAAGAATAGCTGTGCCTGCACTGATGCTTATTTTGCACTATGAGTTACATTTATTCATCCTTTAATTGTCATAAAACAACCAACTTGCGTATATGATTGATATAGATGGAACATAGATTGTGAAATGAAAGGAATCCCTTCTTTTAActaaatgataaataaatattaaaagtcTTAAAATGAAGTCTAATTTTCCTAAACATCTCGCAGTCACAAACTCTCCTCTTATTAACTAATGCATTGGGAATAGTTATTACAATGGACCTTATCGGAAGCATCTTCCTGACATTTGCTCTGATCTATGGTAAATGATGCCATTTTgcaaaatttattatattttaaagaaaatccCTTGGATTAGACTATGTAGGTGTATGTAACTATATGTTAATAAGTGACTAAAATACACTTTTATTTTGGCATAAATAAATGACTGCCGGACCTAAAATGCAATTTTATTCTGACGTAAATAAACACAAAACAtaaaactaaactaactaatatttttatctataaattattttaagcataaaGATGTTCTAAATTACAATTGTTCTTGATAGGTACTCATGTCCTATAGCAAGAATTTGAAGTTGGTGTTGCCCTAAATAGAAGATCTGATTGAGAAGAAACTTACCCCCTTCATAATTCACTTTAGGCAGTAATCTTTGAAACTCATTATTTGTAATACGACaaccaagaaaaaaattatattatagcAACTTAATATATGCAGCAACTctgattacttttttttttttagaataagaCCATCACCATTACTTTTGCATTGTTTCCACACATTTGTGACCATCAGAAGTAATTTTACGAAAATTGCTCCTTTCAAATAAGAGGCTACCCCCTATAATGACATTTGTGTTGGAACTTTTATTAcagaaaatagatacatgaacTATATTATTTACAATGCTCTCAATAGGTGTACATTTTTTGCACCATTGTTTACAGCTCTTTCCATTTGAGTGTCTTTGTAAGCTGTTACGCCTTTAGTTTTGATGGGTTTGATATACTACATTGAACGAGTAAATTCTTATGGAAGTTCCAGCAATTTCAGCTTGTGCTATAGTTTTGCTCTTATCCAGCATTAACTCTTTAATAATCAATATCAGACCAAACCCATTTCAGTGACGAGATCAATTTGTTATTTGTGCCAACAGTATTAACATGGAGATTAGTCCCGGCTTTGATTGGTTCTTCTAGAAGCTAAACAGAAAGATGAATGGTAAACATACATAAGCAGTCAGGTTTTCACAAAATTGTAGAACACACAGTAGCGATAAAAGCAAACAAATCAAAAGAGCTTTCATCTGTAATAAACAttgcaaaaatattttagaagaagaaagtaaagaattgAAAAAGTGAAAAACTATTTTGATTGGCTTTCTAGATACAATTAATGCTACATGGCCAAATCAGCAATCTGGGACACTTTGAGCAGGTCTGTGAGTTGGCTAGAGAATGCAAAGAAAAAACTATTCGTAGATAAGAGGGAGCATCAGAATGATGAGGAGTAAAAGGAGCCAAAGAGTGTGCATTTCATTCGTGAGAGTGCCAAGTCAGCAAACTCCGCAAGTCGGTATTCGTCTACGAGAGGCGATCTCTGCACTGATCATTCTATCGAGGATGAGACGGTAGCAGTCAATGGCACACCAATGACAGATAAAGAGCAGCTAAAATTGAATCTCAATCCACTTTCTGAAAAATGCTGTCCTGCCCCAATGGCACACCTTTCCACCTAGCAACCTTTGAATCATTCCCTCTTCTCTTTCCACATTAGACGTTTGAAGTATCAAATCAGCCCCTGAAGGGATAAGCCGCTATTGCATGGCAGGGCTAGGCTCACTTGGAATGCTCTACTTGCATGAGCCCAGTCCATGCAACAAACTAGGGAGTGAGAAGGAGCCCGCAGAGAAAAGGGAAAGGGGGGTTGTCATGGTGTTGGTGCCTTGTAGTCAAAGTCAAATGCATTGCTTGTTGGTCATAGTAACATGGCACAGTAGTCAGGATCAAGTGCCATTGATCCAGTTAGGGGTAGACGGAAGTGCCTAGCCTTAGCTAAACAACGTTATTAGAGGATCTTTGGTGCTGCAAGTgtcttgtcttcaacttttaaCTTGCTTTTCATGATGGCTTGTAGCTCCCAGTTTAGTTTCTATATAGGGAGGATATTGGAACAAGTATGTGCAGAGCCCAATTTTTTCAGATGGCATGTTTGAAATGAGGAAACCTTTGATGCCATAATTGTCTGTCCTTTCTATCATTGGTTATGGTGTGGAGAAACAAAGAGCCTAGATAATTGAGATGGTTGACTGCTGGGGTATTGACTGTAAAATCTTTTTGTATTTTCAGGACTCTTAGGGTGTCACTCTGTATTTAGAGAAGTTGCTATGGAATCTTTTAGAATCAACTAGGATCCAAGGCTTTGTTTATACTTTATACTATTCAAGAAAAGATCCTTAACAGAAGCTTGCTAACAAGAGGCTAGTTTTGACTGTTTCTGAACATTTTGCCTAAATGAGTGCGATGCTTAGTCTCCTATGCAACTTCATTTGGATTTCCTGGTGCTAGGTTTTCATTCACTCAATAACCTAGGACTGTGAGTTGAAGACATAATCTTGGGTGTCAGGTAGGATGCTGTTAAGAGTTTAAAGATGCGTAAAGAAGAAAGTATGGCATGCTGTATGCTCTGGAATATGGAACTTGAGGAATGAAAATATCTGTTTTGAGAAGCACAGAACATCAAGGGAGAATGAAGAAAGTAACTTGTGATGCTGGTCTTGGGGATCAGGAAATGGGTTTACTATTGTGAAAATGACTAGATAGGGACTTTCATTTCTgtgtctatttatttattttttctttttcactctTGCacttgcctttttcttttgttggttcCTCATCTTTGATATCGTGTTGTCATGATCATTTGAAGGTTCGAATCATACTCTTGAATGGATACCTCTGttgaaaaagaaagaggcaCAGGAGTTTTTATTGTATGAAATCTTTTAACAATTTAGACCTAATAACTTACAGTGCAAAATCTTATAATCATTATCCAAATGTTACAATTCATGGGGACTTTGAAATATGGTTGAGTCACCTCATTTTCACTAGTCGATAGTGAGAATCAAGTTATTTTgacaattttttttggtaacatCATTCAGGTTGTCATGCTGAGATTTAGGGAAACTGTACTACAGATTGTATTATGTAGATGACAACGTTGACGCCATTTTACTGTAGATAAACATTGCTGGCAGCTACAAGTCTGCAGCTATCATAATCCAAATCCATGAATGGTTCACTTGTCTGATAACTTGATATTACGGGTAGCTTCATCTATTCCATATTCCTTGTTGATATTTTATCTCTTGATTTGTTGATATATCATCTTTGATGGCAAGTAGTTCAGTTATGGTCCAAGCCATTGCTGACTGATAATCTATACATTTTCATGGAGAAGCTCATCATATTAAAG includes:
- the LOC120107539 gene encoding transcription initiation factor IIB-like, which codes for MADASFCPDCKRSTEVVLDHSAGDMVCLECGLVLEAHSIDETSEWRTFANESSENDPVRVGGPSNPLLTDGGLSTVIAKPNGAQGDFLSSSLGRWQTRGSNPDRSLILAFRTIANMADRLGLVATIKDRANEIYKKVEDLKSIRGRNQDAILAACLYIACRQEDRPRTVKEICSVANGATKKEIGRAKEYIVKQLEVEMGQSMEMGTIHAGDFLRRFCSHLGMSNQAVKAAQEAVQKSEELDIRRSPISIAAAVIYMITQLSEEKKPLRDISLATGVAEGTIRNSYKDLYPYASRIIPASFAKEEDLKNLCSP